The following are encoded in a window of Balaenoptera ricei isolate mBalRic1 chromosome 1, mBalRic1.hap2, whole genome shotgun sequence genomic DNA:
- the ADAMTS4 gene encoding A disintegrin and metalloproteinase with thrombospondin motifs 4 encodes MSRTDSHPGRGLAECCLWGIQPRLLLPTVPVSGPLLLLLASLLPSAWPASPLPREEEIVFPEKLNDSVLPGLGTPARLLYRLPAFGEMLLLELEQDPGVRVEGLTVQYLGRAPELLGGAEPGTYLTGTINGDPESVASLHWDGGALLGVLQYRGTELHIQPLEGGTPNSAGGPGAHILRRKSPASGQGPICNVQAPPGNPSSSPRRAKRFASLSRFVETLVVADDKMAAFHGGGLKRYLLTVMAAAAKAFKHPSIRNPVSLVVTRLVILGPGEEGPQVGPSAAQTLRSFCAWQRGLNTPEDSDPDHFDTAILFTRQDLCGVSTCDTLGMADVGTVCDPARSCAIVEDDGLQSAFTAAHELGHVFNMLHDNSKPCVGLNGPGSTSRHVMAPVMAHVDPEEPWSPCSARFITDFLDNGYGHCLLDKPEAPLHLPVTFPGKDYDADRQCQLTFGPDSRHCPQLPPPCAALWCSGHLNGHSMCQTKHSPWADGTPCGPAQACMGGRCLHVDQLQDFNIPQAGGWGPWGSWGDCSRSCGGGVQFSSRDCTRPIPRNGGKYCEGRHTRFRSCNTQDCPTGSALTFREEQCAAYNHRTDLFKNFPGPMDWVPRYTGVAPRDQCKLTCQARALGYYYVLEPRVVDGTPCSPDSSSVCVQGRCIHAGCDRVIGSKKKFDKCMVCGGDGSSCSKQSGSFRKFRYGYNNVVTIPAGATHILVRQQGTPGVRSLYLALKLPDGSYALNGEYTLIPSPTDVVLPGAVSLRYSGATAASETLSGHGPLAQPLTLQVLVAGNPENVRLRYSFFVPWPAPSTPRPPPQDWLHRKAQILEILRRRSWAGRK; translated from the exons ATGTCCCGGACGGACTCGCATCCCGGGAGGGGCTTGGCGGAGTGCTGCCTGTGGGGAATCCAACCCCGCCTGCTGCTCCCCACCGTGCCCGTCTCCGGGCCGCTTCTGCTGCTGCTGGCCTCCCTTCTGCCCTCAGCCTGGCCGGCCAGCCCCCTGCCCCGGGAGGAGGAGATCGTGTTTCCAGAGAAGCTCAACGACAGCGTCCTGCCTGGTTTGGGCACCCCTGCCAGGCTGTTGTACCGCTTGCCGGCCTTTGGGGAGATGCTGCTACTAGAGCTGGAGCAGGACCCCGGCGTGCGGGTGGAGGGGCTGACGGTGCAATACCTGGGCCGGGCGCCTGAGCTCCTGGGCGGGGCAGAGCCGGGCACCTACCTCACTGGCACCATCAATGGAGATCCGGAGTCGGTGGCATCTCTGCACTGGGATGGGGGAGCTCTGTTAGGGGTGCTGCAGTATCGAGGGACCGAACTCCACATCCAGCCCCTGGAAGGAGGCACCCCTAACTCTGCTGGTGGGCCTGGGGCTCACATCCTACGCCGGAAGAGTCCTGCCAGCGGCCAGGGCCCCATTTGCAACGTCCAGGCTCCTCCCGGGAACCCCAGTTCCAGCCCACGAAGAGCCAAG CGCTTTGCTTCACTGAGTAGATTTGTGGAGACCCTGGTGGTGGCAGATGACAAGATGGCGGCATTTCACGGTGGTGGGCTAAAGCGCTACCTGCTGACGGTCATGGCAGCGGCGGCCAAGGCCTTCAAGCACCCAAGCATCCGCAACCCTGTCAGCTTGGTGGTGACTCGGCTAGTGATTCTGGGGCCAGGTGAGGAAGGGCCCCAAGTAGGACCCAGTGCCGCCCAGACCCTGCGCAGCTTCTGTGCCTGGCAGCGAGGACTCAACACCCCCGAGGACTCGGACCCTGACCACTTTGACACAGCCATTCTGTTTACCCGTCAG GACCTGTGTGGGGTCTCTACTTGTGACACTCTAGGCATGGCTGATGTGGGCACTGTGTGTGACCCAGCTCGGAGCTGTGCTATCGTGGAGGATGATGGGCTCCAATCAGCCTTCACTGCTGCTCATGAACTGG GCCATGTCTTCAacatgctccatgacaactcaaAGCCATGTGTTGGTCTGAATGGGCCTGGGAGTACCTCCCGCCATGTCATGGCTCCTGTGATGGCTCACGTGGATCCCGAGGAGCCCTGGTCCCCCTGCAGTGCCCGCTTCATCACTGACTTCCTGGACAATGGCTATG GGCACTGTCTCTTAGACAAGCCAGAGGCTCCCCTGCATCTGCCTGTGACTTTCCCCGGCAAGGACTATGATGCTGACCGCCAGTGCCAGCTGACCTTTGGGCCTGACTCACGCCATTGTCCGCAGCTGCCGCCGCCCTGTGCTGCCCTCTGGTGCTCTGGCCATCTCAATGGCCACTCCATGTGCCAGACCAAGCATTCACCCTGGGCTGATGGTACCCCCTGTGGGCCTGCACAGGCCTGTATGGGTGGCCGCTGCCTCCACGTGGACCAGCTCCAGGACTTCAAT ATCCCACAGGCTGGTGGCTGGGGCCCCTGGGGATCATGGGGTGACTGCTCTCGGAGCTGTGGAGGTGGTGTCCAGTTCTCTTCCCGGGACTGCACACGGCCCATCCCCCGGAATGGTGGCAAGTACTGTGAGGGCCGCCATACCCGCTTTCGTTCCTGCAATACCCAGGACTGCCCAACTGGCTCAG CACTGACCTTCCGTGAAGAGCAGTGTGCTGCCTACAACCACCGCACTGACCTCTTCAAGAACTTCCCAGGGCCCATGGACTGGGTTCCTCGCTACACAGGTGTGGCGCCCCGGGACCAGTGCAAACTCACCTGCCAGGCCCGGGCACTGGGCTACTACTATGTGCTGGAGCCACGG GTGGTAGATGGGACGCCCTGTTCCCCAGACAGCTCCTCAGTCTGTGTCCAGGGCCGCTGCATCCATGCCGGCTGTGACCGCGTCATTGGCTCCAAAAAGAAATTTGACAAGTGCATGGTGTGCGGTGGGGATGGttctagctgcagcaagcagtCTGGCTCCTTCAGAAAATTCAG GTACGGATACAACAATGTGGTCACCATCCCTGCAGGGGCCACCCACATCCTGGTCCGGCAGCAGGGTACCCCTGGTGTCCGGAGCCTCTACCTGGCCCTGAAGCTCCCCGATGGCTCCTATGCCCTCAATGGTGAATACACGCTGATACCCTCCCCcacagacgtggtcctgcccggGGCAGTCAGCTTGCGCTACAGCGGGGCCACTGCAGCCTCGGAGACACTGTCCGGCCACGGGCCCCTGGCTCAGCCCTTAACGCTGCAGGTCCTGGTGGCTGGCAACCCCGAGAATGTACGCCTCCGCTACAGCTTCTTCGTGCCCTGGCCAGCCCCTTCAACGCCACGCCCCCCTCCCCAGGACTGGCTGCACCGCAAGGCCCAGATTCTGGAGATCCTCCGGCGGCGCTCCTGGGCGGGCAGGAAATAA